Proteins from a genomic interval of Nitrospirota bacterium:
- a CDS encoding DUF2950 domain-containing protein, translated as MNWFSVIFYLIVLLVFMFSVAPSIKADSLDQQGFDSSEEAVKSLVEAVRMHNLKRILLVLGPASRDLISSGDEASDRTDREKFLEAYKEMNTLTQKSADTMILSIGIDNWPMPIPLVKKGSRWYFDTQKGRQEILNRRIGRNELSVIDVLHAFVDAQHEYATKDCAGSGKVEFAQKIISTEGKHDGLYWDAKEGEESPLGPLVAQAAEEGYANPNLQPFHGYYFKILKGQGKYAYGGAYDYIVKGKMILGFAIIAFPAEYGNSGIMTFMVNQQGIIYQKNLGKNTKRKAEAIKIFNPDKTWTKVEKSVL; from the coding sequence GGTTTTCTGTGATATTTTACCTCATCGTATTACTGGTATTTATGTTTTCAGTAGCTCCGTCTATTAAGGCAGATAGCCTTGATCAGCAGGGTTTTGATTCGTCTGAAGAAGCAGTCAAATCTCTTGTTGAAGCAGTAAGGATGCATAATCTGAAGAGGATTCTTTTGGTGTTGGGTCCGGCGAGCAGAGATTTAATCTCTTCTGGAGATGAAGCATCCGATAGGACTGATCGTGAAAAATTCCTCGAAGCGTATAAAGAAATGAATACACTTACACAAAAATCTGCTGATACAATGATTCTTTCTATAGGCATTGATAACTGGCCAATGCCTATCCCACTTGTGAAAAAGGGTTCAAGATGGTATTTTGATACGCAAAAAGGAAGACAGGAGATCCTGAACAGAAGGATAGGCAGAAATGAATTGAGCGTTATTGATGTGCTTCATGCTTTTGTCGATGCACAACATGAATATGCAACTAAGGATTGTGCAGGAAGTGGAAAGGTAGAATTTGCTCAAAAGATTATAAGCACTGAAGGAAAACATGATGGTCTATATTGGGATGCAAAAGAAGGTGAAGAAAGTCCTCTGGGACCATTGGTTGCTCAGGCTGCTGAAGAAGGCTATGCAAATCCAAATCTCCAGCCGTTCCACGGTTATTATTTCAAGATTCTGAAAGGACAGGGGAAATATGCTTACGGAGGAGCATATGATTATATAGTAAAAGGGAAAATGATTCTTGGATTTGCTATTATAGCCTTTCCTGCAGAATACGGAAATTCTGGCATTATGACTTTTATGGTAAATCAGCAGGGTATAATATACCAGAAAAATCTTGGCAAAAATACAAAGCGTAAAGCAGAGGCGATCAAGATATTCAATCCTGATAAAACATGGACAAAGGTTGAAAAATCAGTTTTATAA